In the Myxococcota bacterium genome, one interval contains:
- a CDS encoding methyl-accepting chemotaxis protein, which translates to MIGERRHDRSIDRQLVWAIALTTTVSLLGVFAALILYESRTLREDLVSRGTMLARVVGTNSAVALSFDDAGAVQENLAALNTVPDVLEAHVFDIQGRPFAAYRSNSTGVEPGKAPTPRPEGHEFGDRGLEMVESITFQGVQVGTIMLWIDTKSLSDRIWMYLWMGAGVSVVALVLSFLIAGRLRRQIAQPLASLRDNTAAVAQGDLTRPLSRSADDEIGDLVGSFNAMTVGLRELVAQVRQSIGGVSEVSRVLEERSASLANQASRQSVAVADSAESVEQVSDSIRDVNVNAERLADVARETSSSVLQLDAAIGEIANHMDQLAGAIDTASGAATQVTTSISQVAGGVQSLQVASADTAERLSELSTSVVHVKENAAETFDLSEESSREAGEGMDAVRETIGAMGEIQSSFSALERRVSRLADKSQSIEEIVQVIKDVADQTSLLSLNAAIIAAQSGEHGRAFSVVAEQVKGLADRTHHSAREITELIRAVQSDTETAVQAVGEGGTVVERGVQRSNVAGEVLSRILDKTRASTDHVRRIVEATERQALELDRVEQSLVEVRTIGRAIDQSTHDQQIATSEIADSVDNIRQLGMAVRDSTEEQRRGSSLITRAVSDFSNRVQQIAEATSAQAKSSETIQTALQVFTDVTEESKAGAEEINQGVAGLLERAARLESEIGRFKTDREDR; encoded by the coding sequence GTGATCGGAGAACGGCGCCACGATCGCTCGATCGACCGCCAGCTCGTCTGGGCGATCGCCCTCACGACGACGGTCTCCCTGCTTGGGGTCTTCGCCGCGTTGATCCTCTACGAGTCGCGCACCCTGCGCGAGGACCTCGTGTCTCGCGGGACGATGCTGGCGCGCGTGGTCGGCACCAACAGCGCGGTCGCTCTCTCCTTCGATGACGCCGGCGCGGTCCAGGAAAACCTGGCTGCGCTCAACACCGTGCCCGACGTGCTGGAAGCCCACGTCTTCGACATCCAGGGCCGCCCCTTCGCCGCCTACCGTTCGAACTCCACCGGGGTCGAGCCGGGGAAGGCACCGACACCGCGCCCCGAGGGCCACGAGTTCGGCGACCGCGGCCTCGAGATGGTCGAGAGCATCACCTTCCAGGGTGTCCAGGTCGGCACGATCATGCTCTGGATCGACACGAAGTCGCTCTCCGACCGGATCTGGATGTACCTCTGGATGGGTGCCGGCGTGAGTGTCGTCGCGCTGGTCCTCTCCTTCCTGATCGCGGGACGCCTGCGGCGACAGATCGCCCAACCGCTGGCCTCCCTGCGAGACAACACCGCGGCCGTCGCACAGGGCGACCTGACGCGTCCGCTGTCGCGCAGCGCCGACGACGAGATCGGCGACCTGGTGGGCTCGTTCAACGCGATGACCGTCGGCCTCCGGGAACTCGTTGCGCAGGTGCGCCAGAGCATCGGTGGCGTGAGTGAAGTGTCCCGCGTGCTGGAAGAGCGGAGCGCCTCATTGGCGAATCAGGCCAGTCGCCAGTCGGTCGCGGTCGCGGACTCGGCCGAGTCGGTCGAGCAGGTGAGTGACTCGATTCGCGACGTGAACGTGAACGCCGAGCGCCTCGCCGACGTCGCGCGCGAGACCTCGTCCTCGGTGCTGCAGCTCGACGCGGCGATCGGAGAGATCGCCAACCACATGGACCAGCTCGCCGGCGCCATCGACACCGCGTCCGGCGCGGCGACCCAGGTCACGACCAGCATCTCGCAGGTGGCCGGGGGCGTGCAGTCCCTCCAGGTGGCGTCGGCCGACACGGCGGAACGGCTCTCCGAGCTCAGCACCTCCGTCGTGCACGTCAAGGAGAACGCCGCCGAGACCTTCGACCTCTCCGAGGAGTCGAGTCGCGAAGCCGGCGAAGGCATGGACGCGGTGCGCGAGACGATCGGCGCCATGGGCGAGATCCAGTCGAGCTTCAGCGCCCTCGAGCGGCGCGTGTCGCGCCTCGCCGACAAGTCCCAGTCGATCGAAGAGATCGTCCAGGTGATCAAGGACGTCGCCGACCAGACGAGCCTGCTCTCCCTGAATGCCGCCATCATCGCCGCCCAGTCCGGCGAGCACGGGCGCGCCTTCTCGGTGGTCGCCGAGCAGGTGAAGGGCCTGGCCGACCGCACCCACCACTCGGCCCGCGAGATCACCGAGCTGATCCGCGCGGTCCAGTCCGATACCGAGACAGCGGTGCAGGCCGTGGGGGAAGGCGGCACCGTCGTCGAGCGGGGCGTCCAGCGCTCGAACGTCGCAGGCGAAGTGCTGAGTCGCATCCTCGACAAGACCCGAGCTTCCACCGACCACGTGCGACGCATCGTGGAGGCCACCGAGCGTCAGGCGCTGGAGCTCGATCGCGTCGAGCAGTCGCTCGTCGAGGTACGCACGATCGGCCGCGCGATCGACCAGTCCACGCACGACCAGCAGATCGCGACCAGCGAGATCGCCGACTCCGTCGACAACATCCGCCAGCTCGGCATGGCCGTACGCGACTCCACCGAAGAGCAGCGCCGCGGCAGCAGCTTGATCACGCGCGCCGTATCCGACTTCAGCAATCGGGTGCAGCAGATCGCCGAGGCCACCAGCGCCCAGGCGAAGAGCAGTGAGACGATTCAGACCGCGCTGCAGGTGTTCACGGACGTCACCGAGGAGAGCAAGGCCGGCGCGGAAGAGATCAACCAGGGCGTCGCCGGGTTGCTCGAACGCGCCGCTCGCCTCGAGAGCGAGATCGGTCGCTTCAAGACCGACCGGGAAGACCGCTAG
- a CDS encoding YfiR family protein — protein sequence MTKLSTPLHRRLTLAFAAMLGLCSFAPESRAEYDEYKVKAAFLLNFAKLVTWPGDTPAGGKLVIGLLGDTEGTAVLTRALEGASLGGTPVEVRHLTSIDGSADCRIVFLARDGVVTPESLLAATRGGRVLTVSEMPGFASQGGMINFFPDGRKLRFEINPGAAEREGLKISSRLLALARVVEEGR from the coding sequence ATGACCAAGCTCTCAACACCTCTTCATCGACGGCTCACGCTCGCTTTCGCGGCGATGCTCGGGCTGTGCAGCTTTGCGCCGGAAAGCCGGGCGGAGTACGACGAGTACAAGGTCAAAGCGGCCTTCTTGTTGAACTTCGCGAAGCTCGTCACCTGGCCGGGGGACACGCCCGCGGGCGGCAAGCTCGTCATCGGTCTACTCGGGGACACCGAGGGCACCGCGGTGCTGACGCGCGCACTCGAGGGCGCGAGCCTCGGCGGAACCCCCGTCGAGGTGCGTCACCTGACGAGCATCGACGGGTCTGCGGACTGCCGCATCGTCTTCCTGGCGCGCGACGGCGTCGTCACTCCCGAGAGCCTGCTCGCCGCGACACGCGGCGGACGGGTCCTCACGGTGAGTGAGATGCCCGGCTTCGCCTCCCAGGGCGGCATGATCAACTTCTTTCCCGATGGTCGAAAGCTCCGCTTCGAGATCAACCCGGGCGCCGCCGAGCGCGAGGGATTGAAGATCAGCTCGCGGCTCCTGGCTCTCGCGCGCGTCGTCGAGGAAGGCCGGTGA
- a CDS encoding TonB-dependent receptor has protein sequence MVQTRGVQVLVGLAIVFWATSAGAVEEDLVAMDLEDLMELEVTTATKSARRAADTPAAVTVITHEEIRRSGATSIPDLLRRVPGLNVAQIDANRWAVSARGFNDEYSNKLLVMVDGRSIYTPLFSGIVWAEHDLMLEDIDRIEVVRGPGGTLWGANAVNGVINIITKTSTETQGLATVSRVGTHERFNGASRFGGAIGDNVHYRVYGKFADRADYESRLGGDAHDDWQSVRAGGRLDWQATEDSLVTVQGDFYDADAEHTIAPVGIEGEDEYTGGNVLARASHQFSDTSDMSLQLYYDRNVRDTPIIEEHRDTFDVDFQHSFQPFEGNRLVWGAGFRASTDRISGRLGLGFRGRAQTDNVGSFFLQDEIQVIEDLLSLTIGSKFEQNDYSGFEVQPSARVLVTPNDRHTLWASVSRAVRTPARSDEDVAIFQPSTTAPNTFQQIVGSSRFDAEEVIAYEMGYRTRPLDPVTLDFAFFINDYDDLRSVETVSSFPFGPITLQNQTFFNRLRGVGYGSEIAAQWAVTDFLNLSGGYHFTRTDLSFKSRGADANARDAAETETPRHAFHIGTRINLPWDFEFDTTLFWVDRQATNRTNSNQIDAHARLDMRLGWRVRENLEVSLVGLNVIEPQQEFADSVFTRASDVPRSFYGSVRWLY, from the coding sequence ATGGTGCAAACAAGGGGAGTCCAGGTCCTGGTGGGCCTGGCGATCGTCTTCTGGGCGACCTCGGCGGGAGCCGTCGAGGAAGACCTGGTGGCCATGGATCTCGAGGACCTGATGGAACTCGAGGTCACCACCGCAACCAAGAGTGCGCGGCGCGCGGCGGACACGCCTGCCGCCGTCACGGTAATCACGCACGAGGAGATTCGGCGCTCGGGGGCGACCTCGATCCCCGACCTCCTGCGACGCGTGCCGGGCCTCAACGTCGCCCAGATCGATGCGAACCGCTGGGCCGTGTCTGCCCGCGGCTTCAACGACGAGTACTCGAACAAGCTGCTCGTGATGGTCGATGGTCGCTCGATCTACACCCCCCTGTTCTCCGGAATCGTCTGGGCCGAGCACGACCTCATGCTCGAGGACATCGATCGCATCGAAGTGGTGCGCGGACCGGGCGGCACCCTGTGGGGCGCCAACGCGGTCAACGGCGTGATCAACATCATCACGAAGACTTCCACCGAGACCCAGGGCCTCGCCACCGTGTCGCGCGTCGGTACCCACGAGCGCTTCAACGGCGCCTCGCGCTTCGGCGGAGCGATCGGTGACAACGTTCACTATCGCGTCTACGGGAAGTTCGCCGACCGGGCCGACTACGAGAGTCGGCTCGGCGGGGATGCGCACGACGATTGGCAGAGCGTGCGCGCCGGCGGCCGCCTGGATTGGCAGGCCACCGAGGATTCCCTGGTCACGGTCCAGGGCGACTTCTACGACGCCGACGCCGAGCACACGATCGCACCGGTGGGCATCGAAGGTGAAGACGAGTACACGGGCGGAAACGTGCTTGCACGGGCGTCCCACCAGTTCTCCGACACCTCGGACATGTCGCTCCAGCTCTACTACGACCGCAACGTCCGCGATACTCCGATCATCGAGGAGCACCGCGACACCTTCGACGTCGACTTCCAGCACTCCTTCCAGCCCTTCGAGGGGAATCGGCTGGTCTGGGGCGCCGGTTTCCGTGCCTCGACCGACCGCATCTCCGGTCGCCTGGGCCTCGGCTTCCGGGGGCGCGCCCAGACCGACAACGTCGGCAGCTTCTTCCTGCAGGACGAGATCCAGGTCATCGAGGATCTGCTCTCGCTGACGATCGGCTCGAAGTTCGAGCAGAACGACTACAGCGGCTTCGAGGTGCAGCCCAGCGCCCGCGTGCTGGTGACGCCGAACGATCGCCACACCCTGTGGGCGTCGGTCTCCCGGGCGGTGCGAACGCCGGCCCGGTCGGACGAGGACGTCGCGATCTTCCAGCCCTCGACGACGGCACCGAACACCTTCCAGCAGATCGTCGGTTCGTCTCGCTTCGACGCTGAAGAAGTCATCGCCTACGAGATGGGCTACCGCACCCGACCCCTCGACCCGGTGACCCTCGACTTCGCATTCTTCATCAACGACTACGACGACCTGCGCTCGGTCGAGACGGTCTCCAGCTTCCCGTTCGGACCGATCACGCTCCAGAACCAGACCTTCTTCAACCGGTTGCGGGGCGTCGGCTACGGCAGCGAGATCGCGGCGCAGTGGGCGGTGACCGACTTCCTGAACCTGTCCGGCGGCTACCACTTCACGCGCACGGACCTCAGCTTCAAGTCGCGAGGGGCGGACGCAAACGCCCGCGACGCCGCCGAGACCGAGACGCCCCGACACGCCTTCCACATCGGGACGCGCATCAACCTGCCGTGGGACTTCGAGTTCGACACCACCCTCTTCTGGGTGGATCGCCAGGCGACCAACCGCACCAACAGCAACCAGATCGACGCCCACGCCCGCCTCGACATGCGGCTGGGCTGGCGGGTCCGCGAGAACCTCGAAGTCTCGCTGGTGGGCCTCAACGTGATCGAGCCCCAACAGGAATTCGCCGACTCGGTCTTCACTCGCGCGAGTGACGTACCCCGCAGCTTCTACGGATCGGTTCGCTGGCTGTACTAG
- a CDS encoding 3-isopropylmalate dehydratase small subunit — protein sequence MAARIQHVAGRACVLRGDDIDTDRIIPARFLRCVTFDGLGEHAFEDDREQAKGDHPLDDDRFMGARILVVGRNFGCGSSREHAPQSLMRRGFDAFVGGSFAEIFAGNCTALGLPCLVLSVPDLATVMDSIDAQPDQQVEVDVDARQVTCAAGRFDAQIPDGTREQLLEGSWNATSVLLDAGEAIENTARSLPYLRNFA from the coding sequence GTGGCCGCACGAATCCAACACGTCGCGGGGCGCGCCTGCGTGCTGCGCGGTGACGACATCGATACCGACCGCATCATCCCCGCGCGTTTCCTGCGCTGCGTCACCTTCGACGGCCTGGGCGAACACGCCTTCGAGGACGACCGGGAACAGGCGAAGGGCGACCACCCCCTCGACGACGACCGCTTCATGGGCGCGCGGATCCTGGTGGTGGGGCGGAACTTCGGCTGCGGCTCATCGCGCGAGCACGCGCCCCAGTCTCTGATGCGCCGCGGCTTCGACGCCTTCGTGGGCGGCTCCTTCGCCGAGATCTTCGCGGGCAACTGCACCGCCCTGGGCCTGCCCTGTCTGGTGCTCTCGGTGCCCGATCTCGCGACGGTCATGGACAGCATCGATGCCCAACCCGACCAGCAGGTGGAGGTGGACGTGGACGCCCGCCAGGTCACCTGCGCGGCCGGGCGCTTCGACGCCCAGATTCCCGACGGCACCCGCGAACAGCTCCTCGAAGGCAGCTGGAACGCCACCTCCGTGCTCCTGGACGCCGGCGAGGCGATCGAGAACACCGCCCGCTCCCTGCCCTACCTGCGAAACTTCGCCTAG
- the leuC gene encoding 3-isopropylmalate dehydratase large subunit, producing the protein MPGKSLLDKVWDAHTVRELPTGQTQLFIGLHLIHEVTSPQAFAMLREMGVAVRFPERTFATVDHIIPTHSQARPLADALAEEMMVALEENTRGAGIEFFGPGSGRQGVVHVIGPELGLTQPGSTIACGDSHTSTHGAFGAVAFGIGTSQVRDVLATQCLAMARPKTRRIEVTGKLSGGVYAKDVILAIIRRLGVKGGVGFAYEYAGPVLDSFSIEERLTVCNMSIEGGARCGYVNPDDATVEYLRGRPFSPQGDAFEPAASWWRGMASDADAHYDDRVSLDGNAIAPSVTWGITPGQSVAVDEALPRLAELPDDERGSAEEAYGYMGLTPGEPLAGTAVDVCFIGSCTNGRISDLREAARVARTGKVAPGVKALVVPGSEAVARQAEEEGLPEVFRSAGFEWREPGCSMCLAMNPDKLVGRELCASSSNRNFKGRQGSPTGRTLLMSPAMVAAAALRGGVTDVREVL; encoded by the coding sequence ATGCCCGGCAAAAGCCTCCTCGACAAAGTTTGGGACGCCCACACCGTCCGCGAGCTCCCGACAGGCCAGACCCAGCTCTTCATCGGCCTCCACCTGATCCACGAAGTCACGAGCCCCCAGGCCTTCGCGATGCTTCGCGAGATGGGTGTTGCGGTGCGCTTCCCCGAGCGCACCTTCGCGACCGTCGATCACATCATCCCTACGCATAGTCAGGCGCGGCCACTCGCCGACGCCCTGGCCGAGGAGATGATGGTCGCCCTCGAAGAGAACACCCGAGGGGCCGGGATCGAGTTCTTCGGGCCGGGCAGCGGACGTCAGGGCGTGGTGCACGTGATCGGGCCCGAGCTCGGACTGACCCAGCCGGGCTCGACGATCGCCTGCGGCGACAGCCATACCTCGACCCACGGCGCCTTCGGGGCCGTGGCCTTCGGGATCGGAACCTCCCAGGTGCGCGACGTGCTCGCGACCCAGTGCCTCGCAATGGCCCGACCGAAGACCCGACGCATCGAAGTGACGGGCAAGCTCTCGGGCGGTGTCTACGCCAAGGACGTGATCCTGGCGATCATCCGACGCCTCGGCGTGAAGGGCGGCGTCGGCTTCGCCTACGAGTACGCCGGACCGGTGCTCGACAGCTTCTCGATCGAGGAGCGTCTCACGGTCTGCAACATGTCGATCGAGGGCGGCGCGCGCTGCGGCTACGTCAACCCGGACGATGCCACCGTCGAGTATCTGCGCGGTCGCCCCTTCTCGCCACAGGGCGACGCCTTCGAACCCGCTGCTTCCTGGTGGCGCGGCATGGCGTCGGACGCGGACGCGCACTACGACGATCGCGTGAGTCTCGACGGCAACGCAATCGCGCCTTCGGTCACCTGGGGCATCACCCCCGGTCAGAGCGTGGCCGTCGACGAAGCCCTGCCCCGCCTGGCCGAGCTGCCGGACGACGAGCGTGGGTCCGCCGAGGAAGCCTACGGCTACATGGGTCTGACTCCGGGAGAGCCCCTCGCCGGGACCGCCGTCGACGTGTGCTTCATCGGGTCGTGCACCAACGGACGCATCAGCGACCTGCGAGAAGCCGCCCGCGTCGCGCGCACCGGTAAGGTCGCGCCCGGCGTGAAGGCGCTCGTGGTGCCGGGATCGGAAGCGGTCGCGCGCCAGGCAGAGGAGGAAGGACTCCCCGAGGTCTTCCGCAGCGCGGGCTTCGAGTGGCGCGAGCCGGGCTGCTCGATGTGCCTCGCGATGAACCCCGACAAGCTGGTGGGTCGCGAACTCTGCGCCTCCTCCAGCAATCGCAACTTCAAGGGCCGCCAGGGTTCGCCGACCGGCCGCACCCTCTTGATGTCGCCGGCGATGGTCGCGGCTGCCGCGCTGCGCGGCGGGGTCACCGACGTGCGGGAGGTGCTCTAG
- a CDS encoding dienelactone hydrolase family protein, with amino-acid sequence MELLYTAHVPGGDGPFPTILALHGWGASGHDLIGLAPILHAGRAIVLCPQGPVAFQPAPNMIGYGWFPLTQGGPPDPTAINMAQGLIEIFLEDACQRYPVDPQKIVLLGFSQGGLMAYRLALADPKRFAGLLALSTWLPEEETSESEKTEGLDRLPTLIMHGKEDPMIPIDRAHAARDALLSLEVPLTFREYEMGHEINQDALRDMVMWLEEKVFAGPPGA; translated from the coding sequence ATGGAACTGCTCTACACCGCGCACGTGCCCGGGGGCGATGGCCCCTTCCCGACGATCCTCGCCCTGCATGGCTGGGGAGCCAGCGGCCACGACCTGATCGGGCTCGCGCCCATCCTTCATGCAGGACGCGCAATCGTGCTGTGTCCCCAGGGTCCGGTGGCCTTCCAGCCCGCCCCTAACATGATTGGGTACGGCTGGTTTCCGCTCACCCAGGGTGGGCCGCCGGATCCCACCGCGATCAACATGGCCCAGGGCCTGATCGAGATCTTCCTGGAGGACGCCTGCCAGCGGTATCCCGTCGATCCCCAGAAGATCGTCCTGCTCGGATTCAGCCAGGGCGGGCTGATGGCCTACCGGCTGGCGCTCGCCGATCCGAAGCGCTTCGCGGGACTCCTCGCCCTCTCCACCTGGCTCCCCGAGGAAGAGACCTCCGAGTCCGAGAAGACCGAGGGACTGGACCGCTTGCCGACGCTGATCATGCACGGCAAGGAAGACCCGATGATCCCGATCGACCGGGCCCATGCGGCCCGCGACGCGCTGCTCTCGCTCGAGGTGCCGCTCACCTTCCGCGAGTACGAGATGGGCCACGAGATCAACCAGGACGCCCTGCGCGACATGGTGATGTGGCTCGAGGAAAAGGTGTTCGCAGGGCCGCCGGGCGCCTGA
- a CDS encoding glycosyltransferase family 9 protein, whose product MSQPRSILLVRLTALGDVIHVLPSLAALRAALPDAKLGWLVEDRAAPLLEGHPQLDRLHVLPRHEWVSDLKALRVGRAVGGWRRLFAEIRAEGYEVALDFQANFRSGVCTFASRAPRRIGQPEPFAKEQSGWFYHETPTVLPAAAHKITRNLQLLEPLGLLPAEAPAPSLPARPQTVPELPETKDRPWVVIHPGVSPAGAVKAWRAERFAELGRRLTADGAQVFFSWGGAGERALAQALVGEAPGTRLGPVTDLPQLASFLERADLFIGVDSGPLHLAAALGTPVVGLYGPKHTGTYGPFWSEGQAVPADYPCSPCLYRRCPRPEATNVRLPDGTDLRISPCMDTIEAAAVHAEARRVLAREARVLE is encoded by the coding sequence ATGTCGCAACCCCGCTCGATCCTGCTGGTCCGTCTGACGGCGCTCGGCGACGTGATCCACGTGCTGCCGAGTCTCGCGGCGCTGCGCGCGGCGCTGCCCGACGCGAAGCTCGGATGGCTGGTCGAGGACCGGGCCGCGCCCTTGCTCGAGGGGCACCCGCAGCTGGATCGTCTGCACGTTTTGCCCCGACACGAATGGGTGTCGGACCTGAAGGCGCTCCGGGTCGGTCGCGCGGTGGGCGGTTGGCGGCGTTTGTTCGCCGAGATTCGCGCCGAGGGTTACGAGGTAGCCCTCGACTTCCAGGCGAACTTTCGCTCCGGCGTCTGCACGTTCGCGTCGCGCGCGCCGCGGCGGATCGGTCAACCGGAACCCTTCGCGAAAGAGCAGAGCGGATGGTTCTACCACGAAACGCCGACCGTTCTGCCTGCGGCGGCGCACAAGATCACCCGCAACCTGCAGCTGCTCGAGCCTCTCGGACTCCTCCCCGCAGAGGCGCCGGCCCCTTCCTTGCCGGCGCGGCCGCAGACAGTGCCCGAGCTTCCGGAGACGAAGGATCGACCTTGGGTCGTCATCCATCCGGGCGTGTCTCCGGCTGGAGCGGTGAAGGCCTGGCGCGCCGAGCGCTTCGCCGAGCTCGGTCGTCGCTTGACGGCGGACGGAGCCCAGGTGTTCTTCAGCTGGGGAGGAGCGGGCGAACGCGCACTCGCGCAAGCCCTGGTGGGTGAAGCGCCGGGCACGCGGCTCGGGCCCGTGACGGATCTCCCCCAGCTGGCGTCGTTTCTGGAGCGCGCCGATCTCTTCATCGGGGTCGACTCGGGCCCGCTGCATCTGGCCGCTGCGTTGGGCACCCCCGTGGTCGGACTCTACGGTCCGAAGCACACGGGCACCTACGGCCCGTTCTGGTCCGAAGGCCAGGCGGTACCGGCCGACTACCCGTGCAGCCCGTGTCTGTATCGCCGCTGCCCGCGACCCGAGGCGACGAACGTGCGCCTGCCCGACGGAACGGACCTGCGCATCTCGCCGTGTATGGACACGATCGAGGCCGCCGCCGTGCATGCCGAGGCCCGACGCGTGCTGGCCCGAGAGGCGCGCGTGCTCGAATGA
- a CDS encoding c-type cytochrome, with the protein MAHTRRWTSWGLCALVAGVFGVADAEAEPLSPRAQALFGQTCAVCHVKPGLGVPVLGVEADWIERRGRGIDALVASTVRGVGQMPPLGTCGACTESDLRALVGFLAGLDPAETEGAP; encoded by the coding sequence ATGGCCCACACGCGACGCTGGACCTCCTGGGGGCTCTGTGCTCTCGTCGCTGGCGTCTTCGGGGTCGCCGACGCGGAAGCCGAACCCCTCTCGCCGCGTGCCCAGGCGCTGTTCGGACAGACCTGCGCGGTCTGTCACGTGAAGCCGGGCCTCGGCGTGCCGGTCTTGGGAGTCGAGGCCGACTGGATCGAGCGACGGGGCCGTGGCATCGATGCCCTGGTCGCCAGCACGGTCCGCGGCGTCGGTCAGATGCCGCCGCTGGGGACGTGCGGCGCGTGTACGGAAAGCGACCTGCGTGCCCTCGTCGGGTTTCTCGCCGGCCTCGACCCGGCAGAGACCGAGGGGGCGCCGTGA
- a CDS encoding D-arabinono-1,4-lactone oxidase, translated as MTGLSRRELGAATAWAGLAGLLTACRPTTTGASKPYAEAFTPGQVLPWTNWGGNQSCLPAQRIAPDSESALVAALAESAGVVRPVGAGHSFSALVPSEGALLSLDLLSGVASVDAATGEAWVWAGTRLHQLGPALHARGQAMPNLPDIDYQALGGAIATSTHGTGKTLGSLSAYITGLRLVTADGSLVECDANQNAELFHAARCSLGALGVVSQVRLRNRAPLELAQVTRTELRDEVLDDVEARIGDNRHFELLALPHTDAVITVTTNERADATGWDEEDPNAVYEVREAFRTFGSLPWVGGWAYRQMIASGLDAIASVRTGPSHQVLCHDRLVRFREMEYTVPAEVGPECLREVLATIESKDIPVVFPIEMRWIAADDVWISPFYERPGCAISVHQFADEDHEAYFAEIEPIFWKYEGRPHWGKLHGLDAARLAPRVPRLRDFAELQREIDPEGRFLNDHLAHVLGRTV; from the coding sequence GTGACCGGTCTGTCGCGACGCGAGCTCGGCGCGGCGACGGCCTGGGCCGGCCTCGCGGGTCTGCTCACCGCCTGTCGCCCGACGACGACGGGCGCGTCGAAGCCCTACGCGGAGGCGTTCACGCCCGGGCAGGTGCTTCCCTGGACGAACTGGGGCGGCAACCAGAGCTGTCTGCCCGCACAACGCATCGCTCCCGATAGCGAGTCCGCGTTGGTGGCGGCCCTCGCCGAGAGCGCGGGCGTGGTGCGACCGGTGGGCGCCGGCCATTCCTTCAGCGCCCTCGTCCCGAGCGAAGGCGCGCTGCTCTCCCTGGATCTCTTGAGCGGCGTCGCCAGCGTGGACGCCGCCACCGGGGAGGCCTGGGTCTGGGCGGGGACGCGGCTCCACCAGCTCGGGCCGGCGCTCCATGCACGGGGACAGGCGATGCCGAACCTCCCCGACATCGACTACCAGGCCCTGGGCGGCGCGATCGCGACCTCGACCCACGGGACCGGGAAGACACTGGGCTCGCTCTCCGCCTACATCACCGGACTGCGCCTGGTCACCGCGGACGGATCGCTCGTGGAGTGCGACGCCAACCAGAACGCCGAGCTCTTCCATGCGGCCCGCTGTTCGCTGGGCGCGCTTGGGGTCGTGAGTCAGGTGCGGCTGCGCAACCGCGCGCCGCTCGAGCTCGCTCAGGTCACGCGCACCGAGCTGCGCGACGAGGTGCTCGATGACGTCGAGGCGCGGATCGGCGACAACCGGCACTTCGAGCTGCTGGCGCTGCCCCATACCGATGCCGTCATCACCGTGACCACCAACGAGCGCGCTGACGCGACGGGTTGGGACGAAGAGGACCCGAACGCGGTCTACGAAGTGCGCGAGGCGTTTCGCACCTTCGGCAGCCTGCCCTGGGTGGGCGGCTGGGCCTACCGCCAGATGATCGCGTCGGGGCTCGACGCCATCGCGAGCGTTCGCACCGGACCCTCCCACCAGGTGCTCTGCCACGACCGCCTGGTGCGGTTCCGCGAGATGGAATACACGGTGCCGGCCGAAGTGGGCCCGGAATGCTTGCGCGAGGTCCTCGCGACGATCGAGTCGAAGGACATCCCCGTGGTCTTCCCGATCGAGATGCGCTGGATCGCCGCCGACGACGTCTGGATCAGCCCCTTCTACGAGCGCCCCGGTTGCGCGATCTCGGTCCACCAGTTCGCGGATGAGGACCACGAGGCCTACTTCGCCGAGATCGAACCGATCTTCTGGAAGTACGAGGGCCGCCCCCACTGGGGAAAGCTCCACGGGCTCGATGCCGCGAGGCTCGCTCCCCGCGTTCCCCGGCTGCGCGACTTCGCTGAACTCCAACGGGAGATCGATCCCGAAGGTCGCTTCCTCAACGACCACCTGGCCCACGTGTTGGGCCGGACGGTCTGA